The Streptococcus suis DNA window TCTAAACGCGCGACAGATACCAAGTTCATGTAGTACATGGTTAATTCTGCCAATTCAGGGATTTGACTCTGAATGAAAATCGTTGTCTTAGCTGGATCAAGTCCTGCCGCTAGATAATCTAGCGCTACGTTTCCAACGGATTCAACAATCTTTTCCGGTTCCTTTGCATGGTCTGTCAAAGCCTGTTGATCAGCTAAAAAGACAAAAAGTTCATGTTGACCTGCATCCTGTAATAAAACACGATTTTTCAACGAACCAACATAATGTCCAATATGTAATTTGCCTGTTGGACGGTCTCCTGTTAGAATAATCGGTTTACTCATAAAATATTCTCCTTTTACATAATAAAAGCCCACGCACAGAAAACTGTGCGAGGGCGTCAAGGACACGGTGCCACCTCACTTACAAGCATTAAATAAGCTTATATCTTTTCGCACATAAGGCCTGCTAGCCGAATCCTTATTTGTTCAGATTCTATTCACTCAGTCCATTCATAAGCGACTCTTGTTTGTTTCCACCAACCACAAACTCTCTAAAAATTATCCACTTACTACTCTTCTGATTGATACCTATTATAACCGCAAAAAATTAGAAAGTCAAGGTCAGTAAAGCCTTGACGCTACCAAGAGAATGATGGATAATAGTATAGAATTATTTTTTGTGGAGCTTATTATGCAACGATTTAAAGAGTTTTTTCTAGTTACCATTGGTACCTTTATCATGGCTGTTGGCTTTAACAGCATCTTTTTAGCGAATAACATCGCTTCCGGGGGTATAAGTGGTCTGGCTATTAGTATTAACAAATTATTTGAAATAAATCCAGCCACCTTTGTATTTATCGTTAACATTCCCCTACTTATTGCATGTTACGTTTTTCTAGGTAGAACTACCTTTTTGAAGACCGTATATGGTTCTAATATTTACCCATTTTTTCTTAAACTCACAGACTCACTTCCAACACTCACTAAAGATCCGCTATTAGCAGCACTATTTGGTGGTATAATTGTTGGAATAGGAATTGGTCTTGTTTTTCTTGGAAATTCTTCAACTGGCGGTACTGGAATTATTACTCAAATACTCAATAAATTAACCCCGATTCCAATTGGGATTTTAATGGGAATAATTGATGGTATAATCGTTATTATAGGTTTTATTGCTTTTGATCCTGATTCTGTGATGTACTCCATCCTTGCACTGATGACCATCACTTATATTGTCAACTTGATGATGTCCGGTGCGGATTCCTCTCGAAATGTAATGATTATATCGAGATATCATGAAGAAATAAAAGAATACATTACAACAGTTGTTGATCGAGGTGTTACTGAATTTCCTGTTGTTGGTGGGTTTACAGGTAAAGAACAACGAATGCTGATGACAACCGTTTCACGTCCAGAAATTCAAAAACTTGAAACAAATATTCTTGCAATCGACGATACTGCATTTCTAATTGTCATGCCAGCAACTCAAGTTAAA harbors:
- a CDS encoding YitT family protein; protein product: MMQRFKEFFLVTIGTFIMAVGFNSIFLANNIASGGISGLAISINKLFEINPATFVFIVNIPLLIACYVFLGRTTFLKTVYGSNIYPFFLKLTDSLPTLTKDPLLAALFGGIIVGIGIGLVFLGNSSTGGTGIITQILNKLTPIPIGILMGIIDGIIVIIGFIAFDPDSVMYSILALMTITYIVNLMMSGADSSRNVMIISRYHEEIKEYITTVVDRGVTEFPVVGGFTGKEQRMLMTTVSRPEIQKLETNILAIDDTAFLIVMPATQVKGRGFSLQKDHKQYNEDILIPM